In one window of Nesterenkonia sandarakina DNA:
- a CDS encoding polymer-forming cytoskeletal protein: MSGYSPTRRLLAATLISGVLIIGPAAGAFGTSSTLDAPDSTPSSSDSATILASADASPGSDGQGPQFYNGSVIDVSEDVQGDVYAAGQHVTISGDVSGDVIAAAQTIEITGTVDGNVRLAAQNVSISGEVERSGTIFAATVDLTERGSIGTDLVGAAAEIDISGAIERDMVASVEELQIDGSVGGDVTYYSAAEASISNDAVGGEVERITPSPAAEQPEASPGQIFLFWLLGLLYALVALSLITVLAGLLLPRRLTLVTDQLRHSPWKALLVGFVAAVTVPIVLVVLLITIIGAPLALLGALIWLLMTLATFVYASFFLGRLILRNSRPPVVMALLGGVILIIALHIPWVNILVWLAMVFFGLGAQLLDLYDHRTRRAPRQPAAAVSETSP; the protein is encoded by the coding sequence ATGAGCGGCTACTCCCCCACCCGGCGATTGCTCGCCGCCACTCTGATCAGCGGGGTGCTGATCATCGGTCCAGCGGCAGGAGCCTTCGGGACCTCCTCCACCCTCGACGCCCCAGACTCCACCCCCTCCAGCTCAGACTCCGCCACGATCCTGGCATCAGCCGACGCCTCGCCGGGCAGCGACGGGCAGGGCCCGCAGTTCTACAACGGATCCGTCATCGACGTCTCGGAGGATGTCCAGGGGGATGTCTATGCGGCCGGACAGCACGTCACCATCAGCGGCGATGTCAGCGGCGACGTCATCGCGGCAGCCCAGACCATCGAGATCACCGGGACTGTCGACGGCAACGTCCGACTGGCCGCCCAGAATGTCTCGATCAGCGGTGAGGTCGAACGCAGCGGCACGATCTTCGCCGCCACCGTAGACCTCACCGAGCGGGGTTCCATCGGCACCGACCTGGTCGGCGCCGCAGCCGAGATCGACATCAGCGGCGCCATCGAGAGAGACATGGTGGCCAGCGTCGAAGAGCTCCAGATCGATGGCTCCGTCGGCGGGGACGTGACCTACTACAGCGCAGCCGAGGCGAGCATCAGCAATGACGCTGTGGGCGGTGAGGTGGAGCGGATCACTCCCAGCCCCGCTGCTGAGCAGCCCGAGGCCTCCCCAGGCCAGATCTTCCTCTTCTGGCTGCTGGGGCTGCTCTACGCCCTCGTGGCGCTGAGCCTGATCACGGTGCTCGCCGGACTGCTGCTGCCACGCCGGCTGACCCTGGTGACCGATCAGCTGCGACACTCCCCCTGGAAGGCTCTGCTGGTGGGCTTCGTCGCCGCGGTCACGGTTCCTATCGTGCTGGTGGTTCTGCTGATCACCATCATCGGCGCGCCGCTTGCCCTGCTCGGCGCTCTGATCTGGCTGTTGATGACCCTGGCGACGTTCGTCTACGCCTCCTTCTTCCTCGGGCGGCTCATCCTGCGAAACTCCAGGCCACCGGTGGTCATGGCGCTGCTCGGCGGGGTGATCCTGATCATCGCGCTGCACATCCCCTGGGTGAACATCCTCGTCTGGCTGGCGATGGTGTTCTTCGGTCTCGGCGCGCAGCTCCTGGACCTCTACGACCACCGGACACGCCGGGCCCCGCGGCAGCCGGCCGCTGCTGTTAGTGAGACGAGCCCGTGA
- a CDS encoding BON domain-containing protein gives MQTASPIGTPRDLSLDTALLAELEWTPDLDASPWVPDIDLHRDVERALNASTVVPRTVTAEVRHRHVTLSGEVDWDFQRDAAAQAIQDLRGVASLDNQVQLIPGSAVVNSERRLRSAMLRNPQLDPRHVTVTILKGTAILTGHVSSLEEKKQAGLATGVCPDVTRVENRLLVRPY, from the coding sequence GTGCAGACCGCCTCACCGATCGGAACTCCCCGGGATCTGAGCCTGGACACCGCGCTGCTCGCGGAACTGGAATGGACACCGGACCTGGACGCCTCTCCGTGGGTCCCCGACATCGACCTTCACAGAGACGTCGAGCGGGCCCTGAACGCATCCACCGTCGTGCCCCGAACCGTCACCGCTGAGGTGCGCCACCGGCACGTCACCCTGAGCGGAGAGGTCGACTGGGACTTTCAGCGCGATGCCGCCGCGCAGGCGATCCAAGACCTTCGCGGAGTGGCGTCCCTGGACAATCAGGTGCAGCTGATCCCTGGCAGCGCGGTGGTCAACTCGGAGCGGCGACTGCGCAGCGCGATGCTGCGGAACCCCCAGCTCGACCCGCGCCACGTGACGGTCACGATCCTAAAGGGCACGGCGATCCTCACCGGCCATGTGAGTTCCCTGGAGGAGAAGAAACAGGCGGGGTTGGCGACCGGGGTCTGCCCCGATGTGACCCGAGTCGAGAACCGGCTGCTGGTCCGTCCGTACTGA